One window of the Runella slithyformis DSM 19594 genome contains the following:
- a CDS encoding ABC transporter permease: MFTNYLTIAFRNLWKNKVYSFINIMGLALGMACSLMIMLWVQDEVAMDAFHENGPRLYRVMENQFYSGKIETYASTPGILAENIVKDIPEIEKASQMLWEEQPLFRVVNTFDKEKGRYVQGDFLTMFSFKLEQGDARTALKQPEGVVISKKLAQKYFPNQNPLGKSIRIDNKDDVMVTGVLKDLPQNTSLKFDFLMSFDRWLKNNQWANEWGNNGPRCYVMLSKNASLAKVNAKIKGYIKTKNKDSNVELFLQSYPESYLYSNWDSGKQDGGRIDYVRIFSIIAIVILLIACINFMNLATARSVKRAKEVGVRKVIGAVKGILIGQFMGEAILIAFCALLFSIVLVFLLLPTFNLLTEKDLTLNFTDPSFLLILVGLTLLTGVVAGSYPALFMSSLNPVTVLKGALKFKPGATYFRQGLVVFQFALSITLIVGMIVVHQQINYLQTKNAGYDRKNLLYMPLEGDLQKNFASFKQELQRQPGIKSVTCSQSDPLEVGSSTQGVQWPGKDTTQLLLFANNAITYDYIKTMGIQLIGGRDFSEQYGTDTTNYIINEASAKKMGYKDPVGKEMTMWGRKGTIVGLMKDFHYNTLHSAIEPLILRLQPKTENWGVIIIRAEGGKTPQAIANTEKTFKKFNPNFPFKYLFADQEYANLYKSENVVNKLANYFAFLAIFISCLGLFGLAAFTAEQRTKEIGVRKVLGASVTNLVGMLSLDFIKLVVIATLIAFPVAWYFLKNWLEKYAYRIDIEWWYFALAAIAAVTIALLTVSYQAIRASLINPIKSLKTE, translated from the coding sequence ATGTTTACCAATTACCTTACCATCGCTTTCCGCAATTTGTGGAAAAACAAAGTGTACAGTTTTATCAACATCATGGGCCTGGCCCTCGGAATGGCCTGCAGCCTGATGATCATGCTTTGGGTGCAGGACGAAGTCGCCATGGATGCCTTTCATGAAAACGGTCCGCGCCTTTATCGGGTCATGGAAAACCAATTTTATTCCGGCAAGATCGAAACCTATGCTTCTACCCCGGGAATCTTGGCTGAAAACATCGTCAAAGACATTCCTGAGATTGAAAAAGCCAGCCAAATGCTGTGGGAAGAACAGCCGCTTTTTAGGGTGGTCAATACCTTTGACAAAGAAAAGGGACGCTACGTTCAGGGAGACTTTCTGACCATGTTCAGTTTTAAGCTCGAACAGGGCGACGCCCGAACGGCCTTAAAACAGCCCGAGGGAGTGGTTATTTCCAAAAAATTGGCCCAAAAGTATTTTCCCAACCAAAACCCGTTGGGGAAATCCATTCGAATCGACAACAAAGACGACGTGATGGTGACGGGCGTATTGAAAGACCTGCCCCAAAATACGTCGCTGAAATTTGACTTTCTGATGAGTTTCGACCGTTGGCTCAAAAACAACCAATGGGCCAACGAGTGGGGCAATAACGGGCCGCGTTGCTACGTCATGCTGTCCAAAAATGCGTCGTTGGCAAAAGTCAACGCCAAGATCAAGGGCTATATCAAGACCAAAAACAAAGACAGCAATGTCGAGCTGTTTTTGCAATCCTATCCGGAATCGTATTTGTATTCCAACTGGGATTCGGGTAAACAGGACGGCGGACGAATTGACTACGTTCGGATTTTTTCCATCATTGCCATCGTGATCCTGCTCATTGCCTGCATCAATTTTATGAATCTGGCCACGGCCCGCTCGGTCAAACGGGCCAAAGAAGTGGGCGTTCGGAAAGTGATCGGTGCGGTGAAAGGGATTTTGATCGGGCAGTTTATGGGAGAAGCCATTTTGATCGCTTTCTGCGCGTTGCTTTTCTCCATTGTATTGGTGTTTTTGCTGTTGCCAACCTTTAATCTTCTGACCGAAAAAGACCTTACCCTCAACTTCACCGACCCAAGCTTTCTGCTGATTTTGGTTGGATTAACGTTGCTGACGGGCGTAGTGGCGGGCAGCTACCCGGCCCTGTTTATGTCGTCACTCAATCCCGTGACGGTATTGAAAGGGGCGCTGAAGTTCAAGCCCGGTGCCACTTATTTCCGTCAGGGGCTGGTGGTTTTTCAGTTTGCCTTATCCATTACCCTCATTGTGGGGATGATCGTCGTGCATCAGCAGATCAATTATCTCCAGACCAAGAACGCCGGCTACGACCGCAAAAATCTGCTCTACATGCCGTTGGAAGGGGATTTACAGAAAAATTTTGCGTCGTTTAAGCAGGAGCTTCAGCGTCAGCCGGGCATCAAATCCGTGACCTGCTCGCAGTCCGACCCGCTGGAAGTAGGCTCCTCTACCCAGGGGGTTCAGTGGCCGGGGAAAGACACGACGCAGTTGTTATTGTTTGCTAATAATGCCATCACGTACGACTACATCAAAACCATGGGCATTCAACTGATCGGCGGGCGCGATTTCAGCGAGCAGTACGGCACCGACACCACCAATTATATCATCAATGAGGCCAGCGCCAAAAAGATGGGCTACAAAGATCCCGTCGGCAAAGAAATGACCATGTGGGGCCGCAAAGGCACCATCGTAGGGCTCATGAAAGACTTTCATTACAATACGCTTCATTCGGCCATTGAACCGCTCATTTTGCGCCTGCAACCCAAAACCGAGAATTGGGGCGTAATTATCATTCGCGCCGAAGGCGGAAAAACCCCGCAGGCGATCGCCAATACCGAAAAGACCTTTAAAAAATTCAACCCCAACTTTCCGTTCAAGTATCTTTTTGCCGATCAGGAATACGCCAACCTGTACAAAAGCGAAAATGTGGTCAACAAACTGGCTAACTACTTTGCGTTTTTGGCCATTTTCATTTCGTGTCTTGGGCTGTTTGGGTTGGCGGCCTTTACGGCGGAGCAACGTACCAAAGAGATCGGCGTTCGGAAAGTATTGGGGGCAAGCGTAACCAATCTGGTAGGAATGCTGTCGCTGGATTTTATCAAATTGGTAGTGATCGCTACGCTGATCGCGTTTCCGGTGGCCTGGTATTTCCTCAAAAACTGGCTCGAAAAATACGCTTATCGCATCGACATCGAGTGGTGGTACTTTGCCCTGGCCGCCATCGCTGCCGTGACTATTGCCTTATTGACGGTGAGTTATCAAGCCATCCGGGCGTCGTTGATAAATCCGATCAAGTCCTTAAAAACCGAGTAG
- a CDS encoding very short patch repair endonuclease: MADKHTPQQRSYNMSQVKSKNTKPELMVRKFLFSQGFRYRLHDKKLPGKPDMVLPKYKTVIFVHGCFFHGHEGCKYATIPQTRTEWWQEKINGNRRRDGENEARLSALGWRIITLYECELKPAQREQTLQRLGFRVADRSEALR, from the coding sequence ATGGCAGATAAACACACGCCTCAACAGCGCAGCTACAACATGTCACAGGTTAAGAGTAAAAATACCAAGCCTGAACTGATGGTACGTAAATTTTTGTTTTCGCAGGGTTTTCGCTACCGGCTGCACGATAAAAAATTGCCCGGTAAGCCGGATATGGTGTTGCCCAAATACAAAACCGTCATTTTTGTACACGGGTGCTTTTTTCACGGCCATGAAGGCTGTAAATATGCCACCATCCCGCAAACGCGTACGGAATGGTGGCAGGAAAAGATCAACGGCAACCGTCGGCGGGATGGTGAAAACGAAGCCCGGCTGTCAGCGCTGGGCTGGCGGATCATTACCCTTTATGAATGTGAACTGAAACCCGCTCAACGGGAACAGACACTGCAAAGGTTAGGCTTCCGTGTGGCGGACCGTTCCGAAGCGTTACGGTAG
- a CDS encoding ABC transporter permease, which translates to MLRNYFKIALRNLAKHKVYSFINIGGLAIGMAVAMLIGLWIYDELSYDRYHQHYDRLAQVMQHQTFNGHKGTEHSIPMPLVNELRTKYGSDFKHLAMATWEGDRILTYGEKKITRSGNYMDVDIPEMLSLKMQKGTHAGLNELNSVLLSESTAKALFGNADPMGKFIKIDNKLDVKVSGVYEDLPFNTRFRELNFIAPWKLYVSSEKWVQRALDENQWGNNSFQLFAQIADKAEMDKLSAKIKNVKWDKVDAEEKKFKAEIFLHPMSDWHLRSNWEEGVKTGGFIQYIWLFAIVGGFVLLLACINFMNLSTARSEKRAKEVGIRKAVGSVRAQLINQFFSESFLVVTFAYVGAVVFILALLPWFNEVCDKKMVFPWTEPAFWLISLGFICLTGLLAGSYPALYLSSFQPIRVLKGTFKAGRFASVPRKVLVVIQFTVSVTLITGTIIVYRQIQHTKDRPMGYTNDGLISMQMMSPEFYGKYDVVRTELKNQGAIVEMTESSSPLTGVWSNNGGFDWKGKDPSLQAEFATIWVTHDFGKTVGWQFKEGRDFSRQFSTDTAAIVINEAAVKFMGVKNPVGTVVQWGQGKGAESFTIVGVIKDMLMESPYEPVKQTIYFMDYENVNWMTLKLNPTKSASESIAKIEATYKKLIPSAPFSYKFVNEEFGKKFVSEERIGKLAGGFAILAVLISCLGLFGLASFTAEQRTKEIGVRKVLGASVFNLWGLLSKDFVVLVIISCCIATPIAYYYLNDWLQDYKYHTDISWWVFALAGVGALIITLVTVSYQSIKAALMNPVKSLKTE; encoded by the coding sequence ATGCTACGCAACTACTTTAAGATCGCACTGCGCAACCTTGCCAAACACAAGGTGTATTCTTTTATAAACATCGGTGGCCTGGCCATAGGAATGGCCGTAGCCATGCTTATCGGACTGTGGATCTACGATGAATTGTCGTATGACCGGTACCATCAACACTACGACCGCCTCGCGCAGGTCATGCAGCACCAAACCTTCAACGGACACAAAGGTACCGAACACTCCATTCCGATGCCTTTGGTGAATGAGCTCCGCACCAAATACGGGAGTGATTTCAAACATTTGGCCATGGCCACGTGGGAGGGTGACCGAATTTTGACCTACGGCGAAAAAAAAATCACGCGGTCGGGCAATTACATGGATGTAGACATTCCTGAAATGCTCTCCCTGAAAATGCAGAAAGGGACCCACGCCGGGCTGAACGAGCTCAATTCCGTCTTGCTTTCCGAATCTACCGCCAAAGCACTTTTCGGAAACGCGGACCCGATGGGGAAATTTATAAAGATTGACAATAAACTGGACGTGAAGGTTTCGGGGGTGTATGAAGATCTGCCGTTTAATACCCGGTTTAGGGAGTTAAATTTCATTGCTCCCTGGAAATTGTACGTTTCTTCCGAAAAATGGGTACAGCGGGCGCTGGACGAAAATCAATGGGGCAACAACTCGTTTCAGTTGTTTGCTCAAATCGCCGATAAGGCTGAAATGGATAAATTGAGTGCCAAGATCAAAAACGTCAAGTGGGATAAAGTAGATGCCGAAGAGAAAAAATTCAAAGCCGAGATTTTCCTCCATCCCATGAGCGATTGGCATCTGCGCTCCAACTGGGAAGAAGGTGTAAAAACAGGTGGCTTTATTCAATACATTTGGCTGTTTGCCATTGTCGGAGGGTTTGTGCTGCTGTTGGCCTGCATCAATTTCATGAATTTGAGTACCGCCCGCAGTGAAAAACGGGCGAAGGAGGTAGGTATCCGCAAGGCCGTCGGTTCCGTTCGTGCTCAACTCATCAACCAGTTTTTCAGTGAGTCTTTTTTAGTGGTAACGTTTGCCTACGTCGGAGCCGTCGTGTTTATTTTGGCCCTGTTGCCCTGGTTCAACGAGGTCTGCGATAAGAAAATGGTTTTCCCCTGGACTGAGCCTGCTTTCTGGCTCATCAGTCTTGGGTTTATTTGCCTTACGGGTTTGTTGGCCGGCAGCTACCCGGCGTTGTATCTTTCTTCTTTTCAGCCCATTCGGGTACTGAAAGGCACCTTTAAAGCCGGACGTTTTGCGTCAGTTCCCCGTAAGGTATTGGTGGTGATCCAGTTTACGGTGTCGGTCACGTTGATTACGGGCACCATCATTGTATATCGTCAGATTCAGCACACCAAAGATCGGCCCATGGGCTATACCAACGACGGTTTGATCTCGATGCAAATGATGTCTCCGGAATTTTACGGCAAATACGATGTCGTACGCACCGAACTTAAAAATCAGGGAGCCATTGTCGAAATGACCGAATCTTCCAGCCCTTTGACGGGCGTTTGGTCCAACAACGGCGGGTTTGACTGGAAAGGCAAAGACCCAAGCCTTCAGGCTGAATTTGCCACGATCTGGGTCACGCACGATTTTGGCAAAACGGTTGGTTGGCAATTCAAAGAAGGTCGTGATTTTTCACGGCAATTTTCGACCGATACGGCCGCCATTGTCATCAACGAAGCTGCCGTCAAATTCATGGGCGTCAAAAATCCCGTCGGCACTGTAGTGCAATGGGGCCAAGGCAAGGGAGCGGAGTCTTTTACCATCGTGGGTGTCATCAAAGACATGCTGATGGAATCGCCGTATGAGCCCGTCAAGCAGACGATCTACTTCATGGATTACGAAAATGTCAACTGGATGACGCTCAAACTGAATCCCACCAAAAGTGCCTCCGAGTCTATCGCCAAGATTGAGGCTACGTACAAAAAACTCATTCCTTCGGCTCCCTTTTCCTACAAATTTGTCAATGAGGAGTTTGGTAAAAAGTTTGTATCCGAGGAGCGTATCGGCAAATTGGCGGGCGGCTTTGCCATCCTTGCGGTTCTGATTTCCTGTCTGGGGCTTTTTGGTTTAGCCTCTTTTACGGCCGAACAGCGTACCAAAGAGATCGGCGTTCGAAAAGTATTGGGGGCAAGCGTATTTAATTTGTGGGGCCTGCTTTCCAAAGATTTCGTCGTTTTGGTCATCATTTCCTGCTGCATTGCCACGCCCATTGCCTATTATTACCTCAACGACTGGTTGCAGGACTATAAATACCACACCGACATTTCATGGTGGGTTTTTGCCTTGGCGGGCGTAGGTGCGTTAATAATCACTCTAGTAACGGTGAGTTATCAATCCATCAAAGCTGCCCTGATGAATCCGGTCAAATCATTGAAAACGGAATAG
- a CDS encoding four helix bundle protein produces the protein MAAIQKFEDLTVWQMGLALAIDVYNTLADCKDYGLCDQMQRSSVSIPSNIAEGFEREYNKEFIRFLKVSKGSAGELRTQIYIAIGIGIIDNETGEILLDKSRHISSMLRNLIKVRETKFS, from the coding sequence ATGGCTGCAATTCAAAAATTTGAAGATCTAACAGTTTGGCAAATGGGTCTTGCTTTAGCAATAGATGTTTATAATACCCTTGCCGACTGTAAAGATTATGGACTTTGTGACCAGATGCAACGTTCATCTGTATCAATTCCCTCCAATATTGCTGAAGGCTTTGAAAGAGAATACAATAAAGAATTCATCCGTTTTTTAAAGGTTTCCAAAGGGTCTGCGGGCGAACTGAGAACTCAAATCTATATTGCAATCGGCATTGGTATCATTGACAACGAAACGGGAGAAATTCTGCTTGACAAAAGCCGACATATATCGTCTATGCTTAGGAACTTGATTAAAGTCAGAGAAACCAAATTCTCTTAA
- a CDS encoding ABC transporter ATP-binding protein, with protein sequence MIKTANLQKIFTTEEVETTALNGIDLEVKDGEFVAIMGPSGCGKSTLLNILGLLDNPSEGSYDFHGTEVAKLSERQRAQLRKGNIGFVFQSFNLIDELTVYENVELPLLYLKVPADQRKEMVETVLTRMNIMHRRNHFPQQLSGGQQQRTAIARAVVAKPKLILADEPTGNLDSANGEEVMKLLSQLNDEGTSIIMVTHSPYDAGFAHRIVNLFDGKVVTEKMRV encoded by the coding sequence ATGATAAAAACAGCTAACCTCCAGAAAATCTTCACTACCGAAGAAGTTGAAACAACAGCCCTGAACGGAATTGATTTGGAAGTAAAAGACGGCGAATTTGTCGCCATCATGGGCCCTTCCGGCTGCGGCAAGTCCACGCTCCTTAACATTTTGGGGCTTTTGGATAATCCCAGCGAAGGCAGCTACGATTTCCACGGCACCGAGGTAGCCAAGCTGTCGGAACGTCAACGGGCGCAATTGCGTAAAGGAAACATCGGATTCGTGTTCCAGAGCTTCAACCTCATCGACGAACTGACCGTGTATGAAAACGTCGAACTTCCGCTGCTGTACCTCAAAGTACCCGCCGACCAGCGCAAGGAAATGGTCGAAACGGTACTGACACGCATGAACATCATGCACCGCCGCAATCACTTTCCGCAGCAACTCTCCGGGGGACAGCAACAGCGGACCGCCATTGCCCGTGCGGTAGTGGCCAAGCCTAAACTGATCCTGGCGGATGAGCCTACGGGAAACCTGGACTCGGCCAACGGCGAAGAGGTCATGAAACTCCTTTCGCAACTCAACGATGAAGGCACCAGCATCATCATGGTGACCCACTCACCGTACGATGCCGGGTTTGCGCACCGTATCGTCAATTTGTTTGACGGTAAAGTGGTGACCGAGAAAATGCGCGTATAA